In the genome of Monodelphis domestica isolate mMonDom1 chromosome 2, mMonDom1.pri, whole genome shotgun sequence, one region contains:
- the LOC100012645 gene encoding actin-related protein 2/3 complex subunit 1A-like yields MPFGQLMSEFGGTGSGGWVHGVSFSASGNHLAWVSHDSTVSVADASKNMMVSQLKTEFLPLLSVSFVSENSVVAAGHDCCPMLFNYDDRGPLTFVSKLDIPKQSIQRNISAMEYFRNMDKRATTKDRNTALDTLHQNSITQVSIYEVDKQDCRKFCDTGIDGAMTIWDFKTLESSIQGLRII; encoded by the coding sequence ATGCCTTTTGGTCAACTGATGTCAGAGTTTGGTGGTACTGGAAGTGGTGGTTGGGTCCATGGGGTCAGTTTCTCTGCCAGTGGGAACCACCTCGCTTGGGTCAGCCATGATAGTACTGTATCAGTTGCTGATGCCTCTAAAAATATGATGGTTTCACAGCTGAAAACAGAGTTCCTCCCACTCCTGAGTGTGTCATTTGTCTCTGAGAATAGCGTGGTGGCTGCTGGCCATGACTGCTGCCCGATGCTGTTTAATTATGATGATCGTGGCCCCTTGACCTTCGTCTCCAAATTAGACATTCCAAAACAGAGCATTCAGCGCAACATCTCTGCCATGGAATACTTCCGCAACATGGACAAGAGAGCCACAACCAAGGATCGCAACACTGCTCTAGACACACTACACCAAAACAGTATCACCCAAGTGTCTATTTATGAAGTGGACAAGCAAGACTGCCGCAAATTTTGCGACACCGGCATTGATGGAGCTATGACAATTTGGGATTTCAAGACTTTAGAGTCTTCGATCCAGGGGCTACGAATCATATGA
- the LOC130457089 gene encoding actin-related protein 2/3 complex subunit 1A-like, translating to MSLHQFLLEPITCHAWNRDRTQITLSPNNHEVHIYKKNGNQWMKAHELKEHNGHITGIDWAPKSDHIVTCGADRNAYVWSQKDGIWKPTLVILRINRAVTFVKWSSLENKFAVGSGARLISVCYFESEND from the coding sequence ATGTCCTTACATCAATTTTTACTAGAGCCAATCACCTGCCATGCTTGGAACAGAGACCGTACCCAGATTACCCTTAGTCCTAATAATCATGAAGTCCACATCTACAAGAAGAATGGGAACCAATGGATGAAAGCCCATGAACTGAAGGAGCACAATGGACATATCACAGGTATTGACTGGGCTCCCAAGAGCGATCACATTGTAACTTGTGGGGCAGACCGCAATGCCtatgtctggagtcagaaagatggaaTCTGGAAGCCAACCTTGGTGATCTTGAGGATTAATCGTGCAGTCACCTTTGTGAAATGGTCTTCCCTGGAGAATAAATTTGCTGTAGGTAGTGGAGCTCGACTGATTTCTGTGTGCTACTTTGAGTCTGAAAATGACTAG